In Nitrososphaerota archaeon, one genomic interval encodes:
- a CDS encoding translation initiation factor IF-5A, translated as MSKPAELGSVKVGSYILIDGEPCRIVAYDKSKPGKHGAAKARVVGIGLFDNSKRSLVSPVSANIEIPLIEKKSGQIISLTLTTVQIMDMDTFEVFETPKPDEAEIADKIQSGIEVEYWRAMGRNKIVRVKG; from the coding sequence ATGAGTAAGCCAGCTGAACTTGGTAGTGTTAAAGTAGGATCCTACATTCTCATTGACGGCGAGCCATGTCGCATCGTAGCGTATGACAAGTCGAAGCCCGGGAAGCACGGTGCAGCTAAGGCTCGAGTCGTAGGTATAGGTCTCTTCGATAACAGCAAGAGAAGCCTCGTTTCACCGGTCTCTGCGAACATAGAGATACCGCTTATTGAGAAGAAGAGCGGCCAGATAATCTCGCTCACACTCACCACTGTCCAAATCATGGATATGGATACCTTCGAAGTCTTCGAGACACCCAAGCCGGATGAGGCGGAGATCGCTGATAAGATCCAGAGTGGTATTGAGGTAGAGTACTGGCGCGCGATGGGTCGAAACAAAATCGTCCGCGTAAAGGGCTAA
- a CDS encoding DUF5679 domain-containing protein, giving the protein MVQAYCVKCRTKRDIKNPQKITMKNGRPATQGTCPVCGTKIFKIGA; this is encoded by the coding sequence ATGGTTCAAGCATATTGTGTCAAATGCCGAACGAAGCGAGATATCAAGAACCCGCAGAAAATCACCATGAAGAACGGAAGGCCCGCTACTCAAGGAACATGTCCAGTCTGCGGAACCAAGATCTTCAAGATCGGCGCATAA